A genome region from Arachis duranensis cultivar V14167 chromosome 8, aradu.V14167.gnm2.J7QH, whole genome shotgun sequence includes the following:
- the LOC107462957 gene encoding microtubule-destabilizing protein 60: MTVKLESIWSESKKVVSFHITLSSNLVFLFFTSQTTPAKGFRSKNQEPSKYSENVNPNSNTTPFSKPLSNPCGSSSSPSPSPVVKKSCSKSQKKPQSSAAKEGVVNSVNSVQKNKIRQRKFVVAKKNKNKKFEGSGGDGDQGSNSTLSFCKCKESNKNNKCLCVAYQNLRKSQEEFFKNKQAQEQEQDQEDGAAEIERVIIEEEQRQQQEAIGEDCVFILGANGASPSHLLNAAPAPAVDCSSLVLTMADCLSFVTNGSTTTKPEGNCCSGLKSVLKTAPQCLCEAFKSSGQFGVVLNVTKALALPAACKVSAPSASNCGLSETPAAAPGIVSNRTSNGGRRSRRNSLESTSTFGGSRWKKKQQLRVTSQKPFKLRTEERGKVKEEEFVKKIHEMMTEEEKQRIPIPQGLPWTTDEPECLVKPPVKEITQPIDLQLHSDVRAMDRAEFDHQVAEKLSLIEQYKLEKERQQKVLYYYIQITPVLIYH, from the exons ATGACAGTCAAACTCG aaagcatATGGTCTGAGTCAAAGAAAGTGGTTTCCTTTCACATCACTCTCAGTTCCAATCTTgtgtttctcttcttcacttcaCAAACCACTCCAGCCAAGGGTTTCCGATCAAAGAATCAAGAACCCTCCAAATATTCCGAGAATGTCAACCCTAACAGTAATACCACTCCATTTTCCAAACCCTTATCCAATCCTtgtggttcttcttcttctccttctccttcacCTGTTGTGAAGAAATCGTGTTCCAAGTCACAGAAGAAGCCACAATCCTCGGCAGCAAAGGAGGGTGTTGTGAATTCCGTGAATTCCGTTCAGAAGAACAAGATCAGGCAGAGGAAGTTCGTTGTTgcaaagaagaataagaacaagaagtTCGAAGGGAGTGGTGGTGATGGTGATCAGGGTTCAAACTCAACGCTGTCGTTTTGTAAGTGCAAAGAGagcaacaagaacaacaagTGTCTTTGTGTGGCTTACCAGAATCTCAGGAAGTCACAGGAAGAGTTCTTCAAGAACAAGCAAGCACAAGAACAAGAGCAAGATCAAGAAGATGGAGCTGCTGAGATTGAGAGAGTGATCATTGAAGAAGAACAACGACAACAACAAGAAGCCATAGGAGAGGATTGTG TCTTCATCTTGGGAGCTAACGGAGCCTCACCGTCCCACTTGCTCAACGCTGCCCCAGCCCCCGCCGTGGATTGCTCCTCCCTGGTTCTAACCATGGCGGATTGCTTGTCCTTCGTCACCAATggcagcaccaccaccaagccGGAAGGTAACTGCTGCTCCGGGCTCAAATCGGTTCTGAAAACGGCGCCTCAATGTCTGTGTGAAGCCTTCAAGAGCAGCGGTCAGTTCGGCGTCGTTCTCAATGTCACCAAGGCCCTCGCTCTCCCCGCTGCATGCAAAGTCTCCGCCCCTTCCGCTTCCAACTGTGGAT TGTCTGAAACACCTGCCGCCGCTCCTGGTAT TGTATCTAACAGGACTTCTAATGGAGgtagaagaagcagaagaaat AGTTTGGAATCAACTAGCACCTTTGGGGGAAGCAGgtggaagaagaagcagcagctgAGAGTCACCAGCCAAAAACCATTCAAGCTAAGAACTGAG GAAAGGGGGAAGGTGAAAGAGGAAGAATTTGTGAAGAAGATACATGAAATGATGACAGAGGAAGAGAAGCAAAGGATACCAATACCCCAAGGGCTTCCATGGACAACAGATGAACCTGAG TGTTTGGTAAAGCCTCCTGTCAAAGAAATCACACAGCCGATTGACCTGCAGCTTCACAGTGATGTGCGGGCAATGGATCGTGCTGAGTTTGATCATCAG GTTGCAGAAAAATTGAGTTTGATAGAGCAGTACAAATTGGAGAAGGAGAGGCAACAAAAGGTACTATATTACTATATTCAGATAACTCCTGTGCTAATCTACCATTGA